A part of Ammospiza caudacuta isolate bAmmCau1 chromosome 7, bAmmCau1.pri, whole genome shotgun sequence genomic DNA contains:
- the RGS1 gene encoding regulator of G-protein signaling 1, protein MLEPRKMPGFFFSHDNMTELNGKEDCKLAKGKVHKKKQKAFGADLKSYLKCMVPHIESGIKTSSSRNVVLSAEEVIQWSQSLEKLLASQSGQGVFREFLKSEFSEENIEFWLACEDYKKTKSDHLHGKAERIYEEFVQSDAVKQINIDYQMREATAKKAQDPTHTSFDEAQKTVYILMERDSYPRFLKSKSYLNLLNQLQTNTSK, encoded by the exons ATGTTAGAGCCAAGGAAAATGCCTGGATTCTTTTTCTCCCATGACAACATGACTGaattaaatggaaaagaagATTGCAAGCTTGCAAAAGGCAAAGTCcataaaaagaagcaaaaggcTTT TGGTGCAGATCTCAAAAGTTATTTGAAGTGCATGGTGCCACATATTGAATCTGGGATCAAGACTTCCAGCTCTAGAAATGTCGT GCTTTCTGCAGAGGAAGTTATTCAGTGGTCACAGTCTTTGGAAAAGCTCTTGGCCAGCCAAA GTGGCCAAGGTGTCTTTCGGGAGTTCCTGAAGTCAGAGTTCAGCGAGGAAAACATCGAGTTCTGGTTGGCTTGTGAGGATTACAAGAAAACCAAGTCTGATCACTTACATGGCAAAGCAGAAAGGATTTACGAGGAGTTTGTTCAGTCAGATGCCGTTAAGCAG ATCAATATTGACTATCAGATGAGGGAAGCAACAGCCAAAAAGGCTCAAGACCCAACTCACACAAGTTTTGATGAAGCCCAGAAAACAGTGTATATCCTTATGGAAAGAGATTCGTACCCCAggtttttaaaatccaaatcCTACCTGAACCTTTTGAACCAGCTGCAAACCAACACTTCAAAATAA